In one window of Microtus pennsylvanicus isolate mMicPen1 chromosome 2, mMicPen1.hap1, whole genome shotgun sequence DNA:
- the C2H20orf202 gene encoding uncharacterized protein C20orf202 homolog — MEIPRETAANLGQTLEWLRKELAEMQIQDQQLLLTLRHLQSLLGELQAESTHWEDTRPSRSTSPFRARLGSEGRGYQPVSRELVQLLRGEESRRSSLP, encoded by the exons ATGGAAATACCACGAGAGACAGCAGCGAATCTTGGGCAGACCCTGgaatggctgaggaaggagctg GCTGAGATGCAGATCCAAGACCAGCAGCTGTTGCTCACACTGAGGCATTTGCAGAGCCTCCTAGGGGAGCTTCAAGCCGAAAGCACCCACTGGGAGGACACAAGACCCAGCAGAAGCACATCACCTTTCCGAGCTAGACTGGGCTCAGAGGGCCGGGGCTACCAGCCTGTATCGAGGGAATTGGTCCAGCTGCTTCGAGGGGAAGAAAGCAGGCGAAGCTCCCTTCCTTAA